A genome region from Geodermatophilus bullaregiensis includes the following:
- a CDS encoding oxygenase MpaB family protein: MRALTSLPDAAREAFRARVSGDPTGAPDWVRDIARVGAGPGWFEPDGVVWRVHGDLSTLVGGVAALLGQAAHPLALAGVQRHSAYREDPWKRLAGTARWLVVSTFGSAELAEREAARVRGMHTRVRGRVGDRPYSASDPALLRWVHLAFTDAFLAAQQAVGQDLTPRFGRRWPDVYVAEWARTARELGATDLPSSTGELAEALAACRPELAPVPDSLRAFLAAPPGLSPPERVFYRGLSGAAAQVVSPAVAGCAGVPGRGRGGAVPVTVARLQLRALRLALGGHSPSEEAARWRLGLGPAPAWAGEDAA; the protein is encoded by the coding sequence TCCCGACTGGGTCCGGGACATCGCGCGGGTCGGCGCGGGCCCGGGCTGGTTCGAGCCGGACGGCGTGGTGTGGCGGGTGCACGGCGACCTGTCCACGCTGGTCGGCGGGGTGGCCGCGCTGCTCGGTCAGGCCGCCCACCCGCTCGCGCTGGCCGGGGTGCAGCGCCACTCGGCGTACCGCGAGGACCCGTGGAAGCGGCTGGCCGGCACCGCCCGCTGGCTGGTGGTAAGCACCTTCGGCTCCGCGGAGCTCGCCGAGCGGGAGGCCGCCCGGGTCCGCGGGATGCACACCCGGGTGCGCGGCCGCGTCGGCGACCGGCCGTACTCGGCGTCCGACCCGGCCCTGCTGCGCTGGGTGCACCTGGCCTTCACCGACGCCTTCCTCGCCGCCCAGCAGGCCGTCGGGCAGGACCTCACACCGCGCTTCGGGCGGCGCTGGCCCGACGTCTACGTGGCCGAGTGGGCCCGCACCGCGCGGGAGCTGGGCGCCACCGACCTCCCGTCGAGCACCGGAGAGCTGGCCGAGGCGCTGGCCGCGTGCCGGCCGGAGCTCGCGCCGGTGCCGGACTCGCTGCGCGCCTTCCTGGCCGCGCCGCCGGGGCTCAGCCCACCCGAGCGGGTCTTCTACCGGGGCCTGTCCGGCGCCGCGGCGCAGGTGGTCTCACCCGCGGTGGCCGGGTGCGCCGGCGTGCCCGGCCGGGGACGCGGCGGCGCCGTCCCGGTGACCGTGGCCCGCCTGCAGCTGCGCGCCCTCCGCCTCGCGCTCGGCGGCCACAGCCCGTCGGAGGAGGCGGCCCGCTGGCGGCTGGGCCTGGGTCCGGCACCCGCCTGGGCGGGGGAGGACGCCGCCTGA